In Zygosaccharomyces rouxii strain CBS732 chromosome F complete sequence, a single window of DNA contains:
- the EPL1 gene encoding Epl1p (similar to uniprot|P43572 Saccharomyces cerevisiae YFL024C EPL1 Component of NuA4 which is an essential histone H4/H2A acetyltransferase complex homologous to Drosophila Enhancer of Polycomb): protein MPTPTNSSSNGTKNRIKDHSPGSPATTPNVAAAGSAGSSAEIAANASRFRHRKISVKQRLKIYRPNDLKSLNQNELQEREMMEIETGMEKNEEKEVHLNRILQKGANLSDESRKREYIPTPKATATWTDFDKFYQGRFKEPSSYIKFSATLEECCGAPYSMDEKDEEFLEGKINAGKEKEDEKLSEDEFEILCSSFESAIHERQPFLSMDPETILSFEELKPTLLKADLLNQQLKQQLGKEIGYKEDQIFTTQLESIDCQSGIRPLSQVIEKFGVQVYEYWKQRKINSSNTEIFPQLRFERPDEKDDSNPYVCFRRRDVRQPRKTRRVDILNSQKLRLLHQELEHAKDMALLVARREKVTLDLLEQNMRIFDQRSNVKRLKRSLGIRGEDEDLVNHKRKRLNVVAQSQMKQNAGAAGAAEAAVSSPASSSTNAVTTSDSSVKRGLKGRILKKNLEHLAKSGQKLTKQQLQQLQAQNLAIASGKHAGHMHAQQVQQAQQAQQALQAQQAQQAQQQQQQEQPQVQQSQQAQQGQSIQSHVYVRLPSSKVPDITLDDVDHLLTNKERNARKFVHDRMEKRKLEDKDLFNLTDDPYNPVFDITLPKDVLPNNSPFSSIASSKYEINRSYYCGNLPAYLNGNTDDITAYNHEGEKLPSNNFKVKKLEVYDPFQTNNEIHSKEYPVKFRKRVGRCGIQYIDRKPNHMEKSVDSVLNQFLDFDAIESQEQNPQETINVYDSKWDEFSRLYDKWQHDSPRNEYGLKVLEEPSRLNQISNETQVIRFGTMLGSKSYEQLRDVTIKYRQEYVARMRQQKLNQKQLQLQQQQQQQIQQEQEQEQELQQQEQEQQQQSQHARSPSLSATSSLSQPSSKMESSPAMPKKVNGISNQHHTKPHQGVPVTQKKSS, encoded by the coding sequence ATGCCTACCCCTACTAATAGCAGCAGTAATGGTACTAAAAATAGGATTAAAGATCATTCCCCTGGTTCCCCTGCTACTACCCCGAatgttgctgctgctggtTCAGCTGGCTCTTCTGCAGAAATAGCCGCTAATGCTTCAAGGTTCAGACATCGTAAAATCTCCGTGAAACAGCGACTAAAGATATACAGGCCGAATGACCTTAAAAGCTTGAATCAAAACGAGTTACAAGAGAGGGAGATGATGGAGATTGAGACGGGtatggaaaaaaatgaagagaaagaagtgCATTTGAATAGAATCTTACAGAAAGGTGCAAATCTATCAGATGAatcaaggaaaagagaataTATCCCAACTCCAAAGGCAACGGCTACATGGACCGATTTCGATAAATTTTATCAAGGTCGTTTCAAGGAACCTTCAAGTTATATAAAGTTTTCAGctactttggaagaatgTTGTGGAGCTCCATACAGTATggatgaaaaagatgaagagtTTTTAGAAGGCAAAATAAATGCTggtaaagaaaaagaagatgaaaaattgtcagAGGATGAGTTTGAAATCCTTTGTTCAAGTTTCGAGTCTGCCATTCACGAGAGACAACCATTTTTAAGTATGGATCCAGAAACGATCTTATCGTTTGAAGAACTGAAACCAACCCTTTTAAAGGCGGATTTGCTTAACCAACAACTAAAACAGCAGTTGGGCAAAGAAATTGGGTACAAAGaagatcaaatttttactACCCAATTGGAGTCTATTGATTGCCAGTCAGGTATTAGACCCTTATCACaagttattgaaaaattcggTGTTCAAGTTTATGAATATTGgaaacaaagaaaaataaacTCTTCCAATACCGAAATTTTCCCTCAATTAAGGTTTGAAAGACcagatgaaaaagatgattCAAACCCATACGTGTGCTTCCGCAGGCGTGATGTAAGACAACCTAGAAAGACTAGACGTGTAGATATTTTGAACAGTCAAAAATTGCGGTTGCTACATCAAGAACTAGAACATGCAAAAGATATGGCATTACTAGTTGCGAGGCGTGAAAAAGTTACATTGGACCTATTGGAACAAAATATGCGTatatttgatcaaagatcCAATGTCAAACGTCTAAAGAGATCTCTAGGTATTAGAGgcgaagatgaagatttggttAATCACAAGAGAAAGCGTCTCAATGTGGTGGCTCAAAGTCAAATGAAGCAAAACGCCGGTGCAGCAGGTGCAGCGGAAGCCGCTGTATCCTCACctgcttcatcttctacCAATGCCGTCACTACGTCAGATTCATCTGTAAAGAGAGGATTAAAGGGAAGAAtactgaagaaaaatttggaacaCTTGGCCAAATCTGGCCAAAAACTTACCAAACAGCAGTTACAACAATTACAGGCTCAAAACTTGGCTATTGCATCAGGGAAACATGCAGGACATATGCATGCACAACAAGTTCAACAGGCTCAACAGGCTCAACAAGCACTACAAGCACAACAAGCCCAGCAGGCccagcaacaacagcagcaagAACAACCACAGGTACAGCAATCACAACAGGCACAACAAGGACAATCTATTCAATCCCATGTTTATGTCAGGTTACCTTCTTCTAAAGTTCCTGATATTACTCTCGACGATGTAGATCACCTGTTGACTAACAAGGAGAGAAATGCACGTAAATTTGTTCACGATAGAATGGAAAAACGTAAGTTAGAGGACaaagatcttttcaacttAACGGATGATCCATATAATCCAGTGTTTGACATTACGTTGCCCAAAGATGTTTTGCCAAATAATTCACCGTTTTCGTCAATTGCCTCATCCAAATATGAAATCAATAGATCTTACTACTGTGGTAATTTACCTGCATATCTCAATGGTAATACTGATGATATTACAGCTTATAATcatgaaggtgaaaagttaccatcaaataattttaaggttaaaaaattagaaGTTTATGATCCTTTCCAGACCAATAATGAAATTCATTCGAAGGAATACCCAGTTAAATTTAGAAAACGTGTTGGACGTTGTGGAATTCAGTACATCGATCGTAAACCGAATCATATGGAAAAATCGGTAGATTCCGTTCTAAACCAATTTCTGGATTTTGACGCGATTGAATCTCAAGAACAAAATCCACAAGAGACGATTAACGTTTATGATTCCAAATGGGATGAATTTTCAAGACTTTACGATAAGTGGCAACACGATTCACCAAGAAATGAATACGGTCTCAAAGTCTTGGAGGAACCTTCCAGATTAAACCAAATTTCTAATGAAACTCAAGTGATCAGGTTTGGCACAATGCTTGGTAGTAAGTCCTACGAACAATTACGTGACGTAACAATAAAATATCGTCAAGAATACGTGGCAAGGATGAGACaacaaaaattgaatcagAAACAACTGCAATtgcagcaacaacagcagcagcagatacagcaagaacaagaacaagaacaagagctGCAACagcaagaacaagaacagcaacagcaatCACAGCATGCCAGATCCCCCTCTTTATCGGCGACATCTTCGCTGTCCCAACCTTCATCGAAGATGGAATCATCACCAGCGATGCCGAAGAAGGTTAATGGTATTTCAAACCAACATCACACTAAACCACATCAGGGGGTTCCAGTGACTCAAAAAAAATCGTCTTGA
- the BUD27 gene encoding prefoldin-like protein (similar to uniprot|P43573 Saccharomyces cerevisiae YFL023W BUD27 Protein involved in bud-site selection nutrient signaling and gene expression controlled by the TOR kinase diploid mutants display a random budding pattern instead of the wild-type bipolar pattern), translated as MNNLNVLGDSVRGTLGRLRDKHAFLHQQKRYYLDVRSRLLELNTRKNGEDDDDDDDDNHDNTEEKIAETGLEFNDIIISTKRRIFISIGYEYFVERNEEEAVAFADDKLSLISEAIVQFDDKIQEAELTERRIKELAEKGDDFEDEFQGDEEEGLPAMDIREELDEDGNVISSSVTPSANQKTRKELEKTLLGEQHENNEQNGLSDFEKNLKGKLVKKEEEKKKKERQEIEKREREEREKREQEEREKREQEERQREYDSRPPIDMDMENMYTFEDLVREMDERDELEDQLGEDEYLQSEDEDDEDEDEDDAFGYSVIPGSMAQSSFMEQIKKLRRDRLPPPKSILKSRSKDSKPKKSVGFAENADVHEVENLKDANKGNHHNPLLQIDDDGTVLSSEEFDSDLFAKLIGVQGPDEIHERYKEEVETKERQEEERAHSKKRVSRFKLERTSKEENHVEREPAENGSDAAVSDVVEKEDPVAEDPASIEPRFQRSERSGVVSDIVEKEDPVTEEPAYTDPRFQRSGRNEAVSDIVEKEDPVTEKPTSIDPLFQRSGRNEAVSDIVEKEDPVAEKPASIDPLFQRSRRNEAVSDIVENDVDDEGPVFERKLDIDHDLELELDPPHHQKKFILRKPLRSLHKPKRKPQQRPKIEQLDSDEEDDKEIDEAKPLPNENNDDSSTDFPPEVQKAARGPQKPVVIPNVDYKSLGENLDDMARAYALGVYDDDLHDDPGTLVEKLDDFKNYNKQVEQLEDDIKEFRLNNPAQEEVNEDDDDDDNGPLMTDVVEKDLPSNYDEQYDEDEDLSLHPDKLSESVAIDYLRFKESLMKDRFAEYRTDEEKQLEPIDEWGNPVKRSRFKSQRFGLGN; from the coding sequence ATGAATAATTTAAACGTTCTAGGTGATTCAGTAAGAGGTACTTTGGGTAGGTTGCGAGATAAACATGCTTTTCTACACCAGCAAAAGAGATATTATTTAGATGTAAGAAGTCGGctattggaattgaataCGAGGAAAAATGGAGAGGAtgacgacgacgacgatgatgataatcATGATAATAcggaggaaaaaattgcGGAGACGGGACTCGAATTCAACGATATAATTATATCGACGAAACGGAGAATTTTCATTAGTATTGGATACGAATATTTTGTGGAAAGgaatgaagaggaagcaGTTGCATTTGCAGACGATAAGTTAAGTTTAATTTCAGAAGCCATAGTTCAATTCGATGATAAGATTCAAGAAGCGGAATTGACGGAAAGACGTATTAAAGAATTAGCTGAGAAAGGTGacgattttgaagatgaatttcaagGCGATGAGGAGGAAGGTTTACCCGCCATGGATATTagagaagaattagatgaGGACGGTAATGTCATAAGTAGTAGTGTGACGCCAAGTGCCAACCAAAAGACTAGAAAGGAACTAGAAAAAACCTTACTTGGTGAACAGCATGAGAATAATGAACAAAATGGATTAAgcgattttgaaaagaatctAAAGGGTAAACTGgttaaaaaagaagaggagaagaagaagaaagaaagacaAGAGATTGAGAAACGAGAACGGGAAGAGCGTGAGAAACGAGAGCAAGAAGAGCGTGAGAAACgagaacaagaagagcGCCAGAGAGAATATGATTCACGCCCTCCAATAGATATGGATATGGAAAATATgtatacttttgaagacttAGTCAGAGAGATGGACGAAAGGGATGAACTGGAAGACCAATTAGGTGAAGACGAGTATTTACAATcggaagatgaagatgatgaggatgaggacgaagatgatgctTTCGGCTATTCGGTGATTCCTGGTTCCATGGCACAAAGTTCATTTATGGAGCAGATCAAAAAATTACGTAGAGATCGTTTACCGCCACCCAAGTCAATTCTTAAATCGCGAAGTAAAGATTCTAAACCCAAGAAATCTGTTGGGTTTGCTGAAAATGCGGACGTTCATGAAGTGGAAAATCTAAAAGACGCTAACAAAGGTAATCATCACAATCCATTGTTACAAATTGACGATGACGGTACGGTTCTGAGCAGCGAAGAATTTGATAGTGATCTTTTTGCAAAATTGATTGGTGTACAGGGACCAGATGAAATCCACGAAAGGTATAAGGAAGAGGTTGAGACCAAGgaaagacaagaagaagagaggGCCCATTCGAAGAAGCGTGTTTCGAGAtttaaattggaaagaacCTCGAAGGAAGAGAATCATGTGGAAAGGGAACCCGCCGAGAATGGCTCCGATGCTGCAGTTTCTGATGTAGTCGAGAAGGAAGATCCTGTTGCAGAAGATCCCGCCTCAATTGAACCTCGTTTCCAAAGGTCTGAGAGGAGTGGAGTCGTTTCCGATATAGTCGAGAAAGAAGATCCTGTTACAGAAGAGCCTGCTTATACTGATCCTCGTTTCCAAAGGTCTGGAAGAAATGAAGCAGTTTCCGATATAGTCGAGAAAGAAGATCCTGTTACAGAAAAGCCCACCTCAATTGATCctctttttcaaagatctGGAAGAAATGAAGCAGTTTCTGATATAGTCGAGAAGGAAGACCCTGTAGCAGAAAAGCCCGCCTCAATTGATCCTCTTTTCCAAAGGTCTAGAAGAAATGAAGCAGTTTCTGATATAGTGGAAAATGACGTTGACGATGAGGGCCCCGTTTTTGAGAGGAAGCTTGATATCGATCACGATCTCGAACTTGAACTTGATCCGCCACACCATCAAAAGAAGTTCATTCTGAGAAAGCCTCTAAGGTCCCTGCATAAGCCCAAGAGGAAACCGCAACAGAGACCTAAAATTGAGCAGTTAGATAGCGACGAGGAGGATGACaaggaaattgatgaagctaaACCTTTACCAAATGAGAATAATGATGATTCATCCACAGATTTTCCACCTGAAGTCCAAAAAGCCGCTAGGGGACCACAGAAACCTGTAGTTATACCTAATGTTGACTATAAATCGTTGGGCGAAAATTTAGACGATATGGCCAGGGCATACGCTTTGGGCGTCTATGACGATGATTTACACGATGATCCCGGAACTCTAGTAGAAAAGTTggatgatttcaaaaactaCAACAAACAAGTCGAACAGCTGGAAGATGatatcaaagaatttcGCCTAAATAATCCGGCCCAAGAGGAAGTAAATGAAGAcgacgacgatgatgataatgggCCTCTGATGACAGATGTGGTGGAAAAGGATTTACCCTCCAATTACGACGAGCaatatgatgaagatgaagatttatcCCTGCATCCAGACAAGCTGAGCGAGTCTGTTGCCATAGACTATCTCCGCTTCAAAGAATCTCTAATGAAAGACAGATTCGCTGAATATAGAACTGATGAAGAGAAACAACTGGAACCCATTGACGAGTGGGGGAACCCAGTCAAGCGTAGTAGGTTCAAGTCACAGAGATTTGGACTCGGCAACTAG
- a CDS encoding uncharacterized protein (conserved hypothetical protein) produces the protein MKSTAVEEKMDSSPTSSSRSRKNGFEELVRSMHESSNEVNLKEADLTSQEYIQKLVGDSLRTDFVSPFDKVADDSEFHYTSSFKARPQAEYFDFDEKYMYRPEKRQERNDDHDEFETQYHESEYEDEDVDMEEVAEEVGDEVGDEADLQSVIDAVSLCKTIFGDMIGKIDKVALTSMTYKTTKMGVSHMDREMSDILDTVRDLVPHSESTLSSTATQQLQQDHVEIQPSSHSALGAHSNVFQGPYNAIRSDPCARLPNFGVILIKSPASVSQLWDEYTKIPAEWPVKDLFTFTLLQQGGPNNVSDIELITKRRTSIKQLEENLGSSWRNAEKNFSRQINRRKKIWKPIEEGLSDGLPLQVCFSILENYAKNKGKGLSWYYNGVPFKLSDVYEKLPASKKK, from the coding sequence ATGAAAAGTACGGCTGTCGAAGAGAAGATGGATTCAAGTCCCACCTCATCGAGTAGGTCACGTAAAAATGGATTCGAGGAACTGGTGAGAAGTATGCATGAGAGCAGTAATGAAGTTAATTTAAAGGAAGCTGATCTTACATCACAGGAGtatattcaaaaattggttggTGATTCGTTAAGGACAGATTTTGTATCGCCATTTGATAAAGTTGCAGATGACAGTGAATTCCATTATACCTCGTCATTTAAGGCCAGGCCGCAAGCTGAGTactttgattttgatgaaaagtaTATGTATAGGCCTGAGAAGAGACAGGAAAGGAATGATGATCATGATGAGTTCGAGACACAATATCACGAGAGCGAATACGAGGACGAAGATGTAGATATGGAAGAAGTAGCTGAAGAGGTTGGAGATGAAGTCGGAGACGAGGCGGATTTGCAAAGTGTCATTGATGCGGTTTCGTTATGCAAGACAATTTTTGGTGATATGATTGGtaaaattgataaagtCGCATTGACATCTATGACCTATAAGACTACCAAGATGGGCGTTTCCCACATGGATAGAGAAATGTCAGATATTCTAGATACCGTTAGAGATTTAGTACCTCATTCAGAAAGTACACTGTCGAGTACGGCGACTCAGCAGTTACAACAGGATCACGTGGAAATCCAACCTTCTTCGCATTCGGCGCTGGGCGCTCATAGTAACGTATTTCAAGGTCCTTATAATGCAATAAGATCTGATCCCTGTGCACGTTTACCGAACTTTGGTGTCATTTTAATTAAATCACCTGCATCAGTTTCACAACTCTGGGATGAATATACAAAGATACCAGCAGAATGGCCagttaaagatttgttcACATTCACTCTTTTACAACAAGGTGGTCCCAATAATGTGAGCGATATTGAATTAATAACGAAGCGTCGCACATCAATTAAACAATTAGAGGAAAACTTGGGGTCTTCTTGGCGTAATGCCgaaaaaaatttctctAGACAGATTAACAGACgtaaaaaaatatggaaaccaattgaagagGGGCTATCAGATGGTTTGCCGTTGCAAGTTTGCTTTAGCATCTTGGAAAACTACGCTAAAAATAAGGGTAAGGGCCTTTCGTGGTATTACAATGGGGTTcctttcaaattatcaGATGTTTATGAGAAGCTACCTGCAagtaaaaagaaataa
- the OSW2 gene encoding Osw2p (some similarities with uniprot|Q12202 Saccharomyces cerevisiae YLR054C OSW2 Protein of unknown function proposed to be involved in the assembly of the spore wall), whose protein sequence is MQGQGQISCIIVGETPDIQFLGWRLSLGSAFIVLVSQYVSSDGLVGWKSSRLGANFYTPNVFAKEVGELSPKLLNPDNGKCKYPIDVIIISGISIGQFAENCKAVSRFANPQTTVLVNASFGCELEEVALNVFDKNCKCVMSIACDIECRQLSLGSYALVNDNNCKVYLGLTYTSQNDSDKALLSKNEASVREELDIQTDTNTNKLIKQLTVTKWVKVQSYKNPQEMAVKIWEMIIPKISLNILSVIYEQFDYDTLLKNKSNEIVFRDLVKELFDICYAQCNAKVETFMSETNTSISSNKSTGAIDFNKIVDHCKSKRKELIKTTVNEYPEYLSLPFESYCFYHRFEYPAHILLYQPILLAKKYNAQCSNLNFLYGFYSRLLSLSGLSIYGGRSESHISVFDKRVAEASNNSNNSGNGHKRKTKKSSNRKKDKSKQVKKEKNQALVKVAKPHPLWSGCRSNNELGLWAVAPPSGNELLLPDDLGNLYLAAENLNGPSSASVLSRSSNGNNGYSIGKPKSMDSDDHYSTAESNDGGVVVGIDSDDERLKTRNSGRNSGSGGKRGGYLDGSSGSMDVDDDEAETGSYYDQRAASTGTPSVNDSDDDYEEDDDDDYDYQEDDDDALEIKMSSRSGKFKNRELINKIRKKKGGALENMGVIAVPHFIKRFSPKTPNNSNTSLAVFDPATANDPSHAIKRPYTTTSLELQLRTGEHLIAKEYDDLHQQLTGPETDPSQVRQAHDNRRRTFANVEKQFWKLQRRHNMYNRNISRPKTGPYEDLLDHMDILRRSNANEILDFTTSRYGNAESCAKMQNDKNLILSLHESKLRASNKNKRKLRIGASSTS, encoded by the coding sequence ATGCAAGGGCAAGGGCAAATTTCCTGTATCATTGTGGGTGAAACTCCAGATATCCAATTTTTGGGATGGAGATTAAGTTTAGGAAGTGCATTTATTGTGCTCGTCTCACAATATGTGTCGAGCGATGGTTTAGTGGGTTGGAAATCAAGTAGGTTAGGTGCCAATTTTTATACACCTAATGTGTTCGCCAAAGAGGTTGGAGAATTATCTCCAAAGCTTTTAAATCCGGATAATGGGAAATGTAAGTATCCAATTGAtgtcattattattagtggGATTTCCATTGGACAATTTGCAGAAAATTGTAAAGCAGTATCGAGATTCGCAAATCCACAGACAACGGTATTGGTTAATGCATCCTTCGGTTGTGAGTTAGAAGAAGTGGCGCTAAATgtttttgataaaaattgTAAATGCGTCATGTCCATTGCATGCGATATAGAATGTCGTCAATTGTCATTAGGTTCATATGCATTGGTAAACGATAATAATTGTAAAGTTTATTTGGGATTAACATATACTTCACAAAATGATAGTGATAAGGCCCTGTTGTCAAAGAATGAAGCCAGTGTTAGAGAGGAATTGGATATTCAAACTGACACCAACACAAATAAATTAATCAAACAGCTAACCGTTACCAAATGGGTTAAAGTACAATCTTATAAAAATCCACAAGAGATGGCAGTCAAGATTTGGGAAATGATTATCcccaaaatttcattaaacATTTTATCAGTAATTTATGAACAATTCGATTACGACACTTTACTCAAGAACAAATCAAATGAGATTGTATTTAGGGATTTGGTAAAGGAATTGTTTGATATCTGCTATGCCCAATGTAATGCTAAAGTGGAAACGTTTATGTCTGAAACCAATACTAGCATTTCTTCTAATAAAAGTACTGGTGccattgattttaataAGATTGTCGACCATTGTAAATCCAAGAGGAAAGAATTAATTAAGACAACTGTTAACGAGTATCCAGAATATTTATCATTGCCATTTGAATCTTATTGTTTTTATCATAGATTTGAATATCCCGCTCATATTCTTTTGTAccaaccaattcttttggcTAAAAAATACAATGCCCAGTGTTCCAATTTAAACTTCCTATACGGATTTTATTCAAgattattatcattaagTGGATTATCCATATACGGTGGCAGAAGTGAATCGCATATTTCTGTATTTGATAAAAGAGTTGCAGAAGCTTCGAATAACTCTAATAATAGCGGTAATGGTCATAAGAGGAAGACAAAAAAGAGTTCTAATAGAAAGAAGGATAAAAGTAAGCAAGtcaagaaggaaaaaaatcaagCATTGGTAAAGGTAGCAAAACCACATCCATTATGGTCAGGCTGTAGATCAAATAACGAATTAGGTCTTTGGGCGGTAGCGCCACCTTCAGGTAATGAATTATTACTACCTGATGATTTGGGAAATCTTTACCTTGCTGCAGAGAATTTAAATGGTCCATCGTCTGCATCAGTTTTATCACGCTCATCAAACGGAAATAATGGTTATTCGATTGGTAAACCCAAGAGTATGGACTCCGATGATCATTATTCTACAGCAGAATCTAATGATGGAGGAGTAGTCGTTGGAATTGATAGCGATGATGAAAGGTTGAAAACTCGCAATAGTGGCCGTAATAGCGGCAGCGGCGGCAAGCGAGGTGGTTATTTAGACGGCAGTAGCGGAAGTATGGATGTGGATGATGACGAAGCCGAAACTGGGAGTTATTATGACCAAAGGGCAGCTAGTACTGGGACTCCTAGCGTTAACGATAGTGATGACGACTACGAGGAagacgatgacgatgattatgattatCAGGAAGACGATGACGATGCATTAGAAATTAAGATGTCATCCCGTAGTggtaaatttaaaaatcGTGAGCTTATCAATAAGATtaggaagaaaaaaggtGGTGCCTTGGAGAATATGGGGGTTATTGCTGTGCCACATTTTATTAAGAGATTTTCGCCCAAGACCCCAAACAACTCCAACACGTCTCTAGCAGTATTCGATCCTGCTACCGCAAATGATCCCTCACATGCTATCAAGAGACCTTACACTACCACGAGTTTAGAATTACAGTTGAGAACGGGAGAGCATTTAATCGCTAAGGAATATGACGATTTACATCAACAACTGACTGGACCTGAAACTGATCCAAGCCAAGTCAGACAAGCTCACGACAACAGGCGCAGAACTTTTGCTAATGTAGAGAAACAGTTCTGGAAATTACAAAGGCGTCACAATATGTACAACAGAAACATCTCAAGGCCAAAGACTGGTCCATATGAAGATCTACTCGACCACATGGACATACTGAGAAGAAGTAATGCCAACGAAATTCTCGATTTCACCACTTCAAGATATGGCAATGCAGAATCGTGTGCCAAAATGCAAAACGACAAAAACCTCATTTTGTCTCTCCATGAAAGTAAACTACGTGCTAGCAATAAAAATAAGCGTAAACTAAGAATCGGGGCAAGCAGCACAAGCTGA